CTGAATGTACTCCTAATTTCGGCTTAAAATGAAATTTTACAAAGTGTGTTTTTCCCTCTTCGTTTATAAATTTAAAGGTATGGACACCAAAACCTTCCATCATTCTATAGCTTCTTGGAATTGCCCTGTCACTCATTGCCCACATAATCATATGCATGCTTTCCGGCATAAGCGAAATAAAATCCCAAAACGTATCATGTGCGGATGCTGCCTGCGGAATGGCATTATCAGGTTCAGGTTTTACCGCATGGACCAGATCCGGAAATTTAATTGCGTCCTGGATAAAAAATACCGGAATATTGTTTCCTACCAGATCATAATTGCCTTCTTCAGTATAAAACTTGATAGCAAAACCTCTTACATCTCTGGCAAGATCAGTACTTCCCGCACTTCCCGCAACAGTAGAAAAACGGACGAAGACAGGTGTTTCTTTCCCTTCTTCAGACAAGAAGTTTGCCTTGGTATATTGTGCCAGGCTTTTATTGATCTTAAAAACTCCGTGTGCTCCGGAACCTCTTGCATGTACAATTCTTTCAGGAATTCTTTCATGATCAAAATGAGTGATTTTCTCCCTTAAGATAAAATCTTCCAATAAGCTGGGCCCTCGCTCTCCTGATTTAAGCGAATCCTGATTATTATTAATTTTCAATCCTTGATTGGTCGTTAGAGCCTGATTATCATTTCCTGTGGTGAAGTTATCCAGCTGTTCTAATTTTGGATTAGAATTTTCTTTCATATCTATAATTAATTTTGTTATCTTCTTAATGAATGTTCAACAATGAAGCCAAAATATCTTTATTGCTGAAGTATTGCTTATATATTCTGATACGGGAAAATTATCAATTGAATAATCCTGTTTTAATCGTTTGGATTTTTATCATTATGTAAGTCCTACACTGCAACCGGCTCTGTTATATTTTTATTTTTCTTGTCTTTCATCAGTACATATTTCCTTGTTATTATATCCCGCGATATTATGCAGCTGATTATTGAGGCCATATTTAGATAATGGCATTAAAATGGGTGATAAGAAACCATAATAATCAATACGGTTGATTACTTTGTTCAGTTTTTACAAATAATTTATAATCAAAGATTTGAAATACACCTATAATAAGTCAGAGTTAGCAGGTTTGATAACTTCTTCACAGGTAATCGGTCATAATTCTATTAATGAAGCGGCAGAAACGGATTCTGTAGATTCTTTTCCTGTTCTTGCCGTATCGGAATTGCGATCCAAAAAACTTCTGACCGCCAGTATTCCTCCAAAATATGGAGGATCAAATCTGGGCTTGGCTTCCGGAACGAATCTGGCATTGCTCACAATTTTAAAGAATATCGGTAAAGGAAACTTGGTAGTGGGAAGAATACTTGAAGGTCATATCAATGCCCAGATTTTAATTAATCAGTTTGGCACTAAGAAGCAGAAAAAGATTTTTGCAGCAGATGCATTTAAGGGAAAAATTTTCGGTGTTTGGAATACACAGGCCGATGACGGCACTTACTTATCAGAAAATAATCAGGGTACCTATTACCTGAACGGCACTAAAACGTTTGCCACCGGAACGGATTATGTGACCCGGCCTTTAGTAACTGCTGCAATGAAAGACGGGTCCTGGCAGATGTGTGTCGTGCCTTTGGATAAGGTAAACGTTAAAAGTGATCCGGCCTGGTGGAATCCGATGGGCATGAAGGCAAGCAGAAGTTTTAAAATGACATTCCTCGAATCACATATTCCGAAAATCAACTTGTTAGGATCTTCAGGAAATTATTACCAACAACCAGGGTTCAGCAGCGGTGCAGCGCGCTTTGCAGCAGTACAGTTAGGAGCAGCTGAGCGATTATTAGATGAAACAAAAAAATATCTGGTTAGCCTAAACAGAACCCAGGATCCTTTTCAGAGAATGCGCCTGGCTCAGATGGCTATAGCGGTAGAATCAGGAAATCAATGGTTGCATGCTGCAGCACTGCGTATGGATTATTATATAGAAAGACCTACGCAGGATAATGGAGAAGGGTTTGTAATCTATATCCATATGATGCGTACCGCCATTGAACAGATTTGTACCGAAGTCATGACGCTGTGCCAAAAATGTATTGGTGCGCGCGGATTAAACGCGCCTTATCATTTTGAACGGATTATCCGGGATCTCAGCACCTATTTAAGACAACCTGCTCCTGATGCAATTTTGCAGGATGTGGGTAAGCATATCCTGGAATCTGATGTTTCAACAGATGAAATTTGGAACCATAACTTTAAAAAAAGTAAAAAATGAATCAAATAAATTATGAAAGTATTCCTTTAGCACCGGAGCAATGTGTTACGGGATTCGGTACTACGCTTATTATAGCCCCTCATGCAGATGATGAAAGCCTGGGATGTGGAGGCGTTATTTCATTGTTGAGAAAATTCGGGCAGACGGTCTATATCGTTCTGCTCAGTGACGGTACGTTGTCACATCCGAACAGTAAGGAGTATCCTGCCGAAAGCCTGAAAGCCTTGCGGGAGAAGGAACTGCTTGATGCAGCCATGATTCTGGGGGTGCCCGAGGAGAATATTATTTTCTGCAGGTATAAAGACAGACATGTACCTTCAGTATATGATGAGGGATTCAGGGATTCAGTAGAGAAAATATCCAGAATTTTTGAAATCCTTGAGCCTCAAAGCGTATTTGTCCCGTGGCGCAGAGATCCGCATCCGGACCATCAGGCTGCTTTCCAGTTGATAAATGCCTGTGGTACGGGGAATGCAAAAATATATGAATATCCTATTTGGATGGAAGAACTTGGCCAAACGGAGGATTTGCCTACTGATGAAGAATCAATTCCTTTCCGGCTGAATATAAGCAGTGTGCTTGATAAAAAGCAGGAGGCTATAGCACAGCACCGTTCTCAAATTACGGATCTTATTACTGATGATCCTGCAGGATTCCGGCTTTCAGCTGAAATGCTCAGCCGTTTTAATGTACCTTACGAAACATTTTTTATATCAAAATAATGGAAGAGAAAAAATCTTTAAACCCAGAATATTTCAAGGA
The sequence above is a segment of the Chryseobacterium sp. JJR-5R genome. Coding sequences within it:
- a CDS encoding PIG-L deacetylase family protein yields the protein MNQINYESIPLAPEQCVTGFGTTLIIAPHADDESLGCGGVISLLRKFGQTVYIVLLSDGTLSHPNSKEYPAESLKALREKELLDAAMILGVPEENIIFCRYKDRHVPSVYDEGFRDSVEKISRIFEILEPQSVFVPWRRDPHPDHQAAFQLINACGTGNAKIYEYPIWMEELGQTEDLPTDEESIPFRLNISSVLDKKQEAIAQHRSQITDLITDDPAGFRLSAEMLSRFNVPYETFFISK
- a CDS encoding acyl-CoA dehydrogenase family protein, which translates into the protein MKYTYNKSELAGLITSSQVIGHNSINEAAETDSVDSFPVLAVSELRSKKLLTASIPPKYGGSNLGLASGTNLALLTILKNIGKGNLVVGRILEGHINAQILINQFGTKKQKKIFAADAFKGKIFGVWNTQADDGTYLSENNQGTYYLNGTKTFATGTDYVTRPLVTAAMKDGSWQMCVVPLDKVNVKSDPAWWNPMGMKASRSFKMTFLESHIPKINLLGSSGNYYQQPGFSSGAARFAAVQLGAAERLLDETKKYLVSLNRTQDPFQRMRLAQMAIAVESGNQWLHAAALRMDYYIERPTQDNGEGFVIYIHMMRTAIEQICTEVMTLCQKCIGARGLNAPYHFERIIRDLSTYLRQPAPDAILQDVGKHILESDVSTDEIWNHNFKKSKK